A genomic stretch from Erwinia sp. E_sp_B01_1 includes:
- a CDS encoding FHA domain-containing protein, producing the protein MFELRVLTGRHQGAALPVTGGEWSLGSAEEADLLLSDSGVLAQHARLIFTEDRWQLQASEGQIRTAQGEAVNLLDPLPVDQPFALGETWLSLTPAETPWEEMVCAPQPAIAPVVPSSPPEAAPQPSRTFSRGVQVLSVSLILLLSFTIISWILQPTVAQTSTTGSHRKVLETLQEVRPPLVAMLRDRGLTPGVKIDMGKGTLILNGELSKEKLQILERMLVRFQAQYNVLPKLVNNTREYSAKLPFRIVQITTGKRANVVTDAGDRLFIGDQVDELRLVAITSSEIEFAGREHIKVNW; encoded by the coding sequence ATGTTTGAGCTACGTGTGTTAACAGGCCGCCACCAGGGGGCGGCTTTACCCGTGACTGGCGGAGAGTGGAGCCTGGGATCGGCTGAAGAGGCCGATCTGTTGCTCAGTGACAGCGGTGTACTGGCGCAGCATGCCAGGCTGATTTTTACCGAAGATCGCTGGCAATTACAGGCCAGCGAAGGACAGATACGCACGGCTCAGGGTGAGGCTGTCAATCTTCTTGATCCGCTGCCCGTGGATCAGCCCTTTGCTCTGGGGGAGACCTGGCTGAGCCTGACCCCGGCGGAAACCCCGTGGGAGGAGATGGTTTGCGCACCTCAGCCCGCAATCGCTCCTGTTGTCCCGTCTTCCCCGCCAGAGGCGGCTCCTCAGCCTTCACGCACCTTTTCTCGCGGCGTACAGGTGCTGTCAGTCAGCCTGATCCTGCTGCTCAGCTTTACCATCATCAGCTGGATCCTTCAGCCCACGGTGGCACAAACTTCCACCACCGGATCCCATCGCAAAGTGCTGGAGACATTGCAGGAAGTCCGTCCCCCTCTGGTGGCGATGCTGCGCGACAGGGGGCTGACGCCTGGCGTGAAAATCGACATGGGCAAAGGGACGCTGATCCTCAATGGAGAACTGAGCAAAGAGAAACTGCAAATCCTTGAGCGGATGCTGGTGCGGTTCCAGGCGCAGTATAACGTCCTGCCCAAACTGGTGAACAACACCCGTGAGTACAGTGCAAAACTGCCGTTCCGCATCGTGCAAATTACCACCGGCAAACGGGCTAATGTGGTCACGGATGCCGGAGACCGCCTGTTTATCGGCGATCAGGTGGATGAGCTGCGGCTGGTGGCTATTACCTCCAGTGAAATTGAATTTGCCGGACGTGAACATATCAAGGTGAACTGGTGA
- the sctN gene encoding type III secretion system ATPase SctN, giving the protein MQPELDRWFSQHQQRLSRFAPVAVFGRITGISGILLESSLPGARIGDLCRIEGKNNQPVLAEVVGFNPHHTLLSALGQLDGIAQGARVTPLYQPHSIRVSEALLGSVLDGFGRPIEEGSLSAFAQPGDTEGIKPVLGDAPPPTERPRIDTPLPTGMRAIDGLLTLGVGQRVGIFAGAGCGKTTLLAELARNTPCDVIVFGLIGERGRELREFLDHELDSELRSRTVLLCATSDRSSMERARAAFTATAIAEAFRDQGKSVLLILDSLTRFARAQREIGLALGEPPGRGGLPPSVYTLLPTLLERAGQTATGSITALYSVLIEQDSMNDPVADEVRSLIDGHIVLTRKLAERGHYPAIDVLASLSRTMTNVVARQQVSEATSVRRLMAAWQQVEMLIRLGEYQPGNDSLTDAAVQAQGAINGYLQQAMRDPSNFDQTCFHLSEVSRYAPSQPA; this is encoded by the coding sequence ATGCAGCCTGAACTCGATCGCTGGTTCAGCCAGCATCAGCAGCGCCTGTCGCGCTTTGCCCCCGTAGCGGTGTTTGGCCGTATCACCGGGATCAGCGGCATTCTGCTGGAAAGCAGCCTCCCCGGCGCACGCATTGGCGATCTCTGCCGCATCGAAGGCAAAAACAACCAGCCGGTGCTGGCCGAAGTGGTGGGATTTAATCCGCACCACACGCTGCTTTCCGCCCTTGGCCAGCTTGATGGCATCGCGCAGGGTGCCAGGGTTACGCCTCTTTATCAGCCTCACAGCATCCGCGTGTCGGAAGCGCTGCTGGGCAGCGTGCTGGACGGCTTTGGTCGTCCGATTGAAGAGGGCAGCCTCAGCGCGTTTGCTCAGCCGGGCGACACCGAAGGCATTAAACCGGTACTCGGCGATGCCCCTCCGCCCACTGAACGGCCCCGAATTGATACGCCGTTGCCGACAGGGATGCGGGCCATTGATGGCCTGCTGACGCTGGGGGTGGGCCAGCGGGTTGGGATTTTTGCCGGCGCTGGCTGTGGTAAGACCACGCTGCTGGCAGAGCTGGCGCGCAATACACCCTGTGATGTGATTGTCTTCGGGTTGATTGGCGAGCGTGGTCGCGAACTGCGCGAATTCCTCGATCACGAACTGGACAGTGAACTCCGTAGCCGCACCGTGTTGCTGTGCGCCACCTCCGACCGCAGCAGCATGGAGCGTGCGCGGGCCGCTTTTACCGCGACCGCCATTGCCGAAGCCTTTCGCGACCAGGGCAAAAGCGTGCTGCTGATCTTGGACTCACTGACGCGTTTTGCCCGTGCGCAACGTGAGATTGGCCTGGCGCTGGGCGAGCCACCGGGACGCGGCGGGCTGCCACCTTCTGTTTATACCCTGTTGCCCACGCTGCTGGAGCGCGCCGGTCAGACCGCGACCGGCTCCATCACCGCGCTCTATTCGGTGCTGATCGAGCAGGATTCGATGAACGATCCGGTAGCGGATGAAGTGCGCTCGCTGATTGACGGCCATATCGTGCTGACGCGCAAGCTGGCAGAAAGAGGCCACTATCCAGCCATTGATGTGCTGGCCAGCCTCAGTCGTACCATGACCAACGTGGTCGCCAGACAACAGGTCAGCGAAGCCACCTCTGTTCGCCGGTTAATGGCGGCCTGGCAGCAGGTCGAGATGCTTATCCGCCTTGGCGAATATCAGCCAGGCAACGACAGCCTCACCGATGCAGCCGTGCAGGCGCAGGGCGCGATCAATGGCTACCTGCAACAGGCAATGCGTGACCCTTCAAACTTTGATCAAACCTGTTTTCACCTGTCGGAGGTAAGCCGTTATGCGCCGTCACAGCCAGCCTGA